The Oscillospiraceae bacterium genomic interval ATATGGGAAACATATTCTTTTTGCACATCGCTGGCAGAGGCTGCAATGCTCAGGGCAGCTACAATTGCAAAAAGAGCTGCAACCAGAACAAAAAACAAACATCTTTTTCCTTTCTTGGTCAATTTCATCTATTTCTCCTCCTAAAAGCAAACATTTGTTTTCTTTTGTAGGCACATTGTAACACAAACATTTGTTCTTGTCAATACTTTTTTTGAAATTTTTACAAACAAATGTTTGACAAATGTAAAATTATGTGTTATACTGTAGAGGAAGTTCAAGAAAAAACCACATAAATGCTCAAAATGATAGCAACTTTTTCATATAGAAAATTAAAATTTCAGAAAGGAGTATCTTCGATGGATGTTGAATTAACAAAAAAGCAAAAGCTGATTTTGGATTTTATCAATGATTTTCAGGAAAAAAACGGATTCCCCCCCACAGTTCGTGATATCTGTATCGGTGTGGGACTGCGGTCCACCGCAACGGTATTTACACACTTGAAAAATTTAGAGGAAAAAGGCGTGTTAAATAAAAGTTCTGCCAAGAATCGTGCAATTTCCGTTGTGAAAGACGCCACCACTACGGAATTTGTGCCGAAAGCTTCCGAAAAACCCGAAATTTTAGAAGTTCCCTTAATTGGGAAGGTTGCAGCAGGCAGCCCGATTTTAGCAGTAGAAAATATTGAGCGAACCTTCCCTCTCCCCGTGGATATGGCAACCAACCAGGATATGTTTATGCTTCGCGTTCAAGGGGAAAGTATGATAAATGCCGGAATTTTAAACGGCGATTTCATTATTGTTGCCCGTCAGCCTACCGCTGAAAACGGTGAAAAAGTGGTTGCAATGATCAATGATGAAGTTACCGTAAAAACCTTCTATAAGGAAAACGGATTTTTCCGTCTGCAACCTGAAAATGATACCATGGAACCCATTATCACCACGCAGTTGACGATTTTGGGTAAAGTGGTTGGCCTGTTCAGAAATTATTAACGAATACGAAACAAAAAGAGCATATCATCTGATATGCTCTTTTTCTTATCATAAATAAATAAATATCCCCCCGTGTAACGGGGGGTTTTTCATTTTCGGGCATAGCCCTAATATTACTGGCAACGCACAAGTGCGTTTTTTATTGGCCTGCCAGCCATGCAA includes:
- the lexA gene encoding transcriptional repressor LexA: MIATFSYRKLKFQKGVSSMDVELTKKQKLILDFINDFQEKNGFPPTVRDICIGVGLRSTATVFTHLKNLEEKGVLNKSSAKNRAISVVKDATTTEFVPKASEKPEILEVPLIGKVAAGSPILAVENIERTFPLPVDMATNQDMFMLRVQGESMINAGILNGDFIIVARQPTAENGEKVVAMINDEVTVKTFYKENGFFRLQPENDTMEPIITTQLTILGKVVGLFRNY